GACCTGACCCTGGTCCTGGGCGTCAACGACGCGGCCTACGACCGGGAGAAGCACCACGTGGTCTCCAACGCCTCCTGCACCACCAACTGCCTGGCCCCCGTCGCCAAGGTGCTCCACGACCACTACCGGATCGTCAACGGCTTCATGACCACCATCCACTCCTACACCAACGACCAGCGGGTCCTCGACCTGCCCCACAAGGACCTCCGCCGCGCCCGCGCCGCGGCCCAGAACATCATCCCCACCACCACGGGAGCGGCCAAGGCCATCGCCCTGGCCATCCCCGAGCTGAAGGGGAAGGTGGACGGCATCGCCCTTCGCGTGCCCACGCCCAACGTGTCGGTGGTGGACTTCGTGGCCCAGGTGGAGAAGGTCCCCACGGCCGCCGAGGTCAACGCCGCCATGAAGGCCGCCGCCGAGGGACCGCTCAAGGGCTACCTCCAGTACCTCGACGAGCCCCTCGTCTCCTCCGACTTCATGATGAACCCTCACAGCTCCATC
The genomic region above belongs to Acidobacteriota bacterium and contains:
- the gap gene encoding type I glyceraldehyde-3-phosphate dehydrogenase — encoded protein: MAVKVGINGFGRIGRAVARITAGDPGVEIVAINDITDAKTLAHLLKYDTTMRTFPGDVSVKEDGIVVNGRFIKIYAVKEPAAIPWEAHGVDVVIESTGKFTKRSDAAPHLKGSVKKVVITAPATEPDLTLVLGVNDAAYDREKHHVVSNASCTTNCLAPVAKVLHDHYRIVNGFMTTIHSYTNDQRVLDLPHKDLRRARAAAQNIIPTTTGAAKAIALAIPELKGKVDGIALRVPTPNVSVVDFVAQVEKVPTAAEVNAAMKAAAEGPLKGYLQYLDEPLVSSDFMMNPHSSILDSGYTAVIGSMVKVLAWYDNEWGYSCRVADLVKFL